Within Myxococcus fulvus, the genomic segment TGGCGCACGGAGTTCGCCGAGGGCAAGGGGATGCTGTTCCTGTTCCCCCAGGAGTCGATGCAGGGCTTCTGGATGCGCAACACGCTCATCCCGCTGGACATCATCTTCATCACCGCGGACCTGCGCGTGGCGGGCATCGTGTCGCGCGCGGTGCCCAGGTCCATGGAGACGCGCTCGGTGGGCGCGCCCAGCCAGTACGTGCTGGAGGTGCCGGGCGGCTGGGCGGAGAAGGTGGGCGTGCGCAAGGGCTCGCCGGTGGAGTTCGAAGGCGTGTCGAACATCCGCATCGAC encodes:
- a CDS encoding DUF192 domain-containing protein, with protein sequence MKTSRRLGLVLLSLALGACQQEAQGRQPSSTPPAPVKPPVTDVTAKDYVGPTLPRAHVRLKDAFGGVHRVEVEVAATRDSRERGMMWRTEFAEGKGMLFLFPQESMQGFWMRNTLIPLDIIFITADLRVAGIVSRAVPRSMETRSVGAPSQYVLEVPGGWAEKVGVRKGSPVEFEGVSNIRIDP